TTAATCTCTTTGATATCCGAGCTTGCCGTCGTGTCAGCCAGCCACACTTTGACGGAGAAATCCCAGTCGTTAAACCCTTCTGATGCATTGCGCCCGGAACGCTCAACCACCAGCAGTTTATTTTCATTAAGTGCTAAAACTTCCGACACGCCGTTATCGTTGATACCAAATTTTGAAATATGTGAAACAGGGTCAACGTTGTAGTGAAAGGATTTTTCCAGCTCGGGCTTCTTATCGCCGCCGTTGTAGCGGAACTTTAAAATCCGCGCCGGGCTTGAGTTCATTGGCGAGGCCAGCGGGCCATCTTGTTTTAACGCCCCTTCTGCCGCGACGAACAGATATTGGTTATCCGGGGTAAACGAAAGTCCTTCCCAGGAAATACCGCTGCGGAACCCTTCCGGGTCCTCTTTTTTACTATCAACCGAATACCCCTCGGGGAAGATAGCACTCAGGTCTTCAACGAATTTGCCGGTTAGCGTGCTTTTACGCAGCGGACTTCCGGCTTCAGAAGTCCAGAGCAGCTGATTTTCTGGCGTAATGACCATCCCTTCCGCATCAACAAACCCTTTTTTAAACGCTTCGCCACCCGCATCAAGAAGATCGTACTGCTGCTCAACGACAACATCCTTAATACCCGCGGCGGAGAGATCGACTTTCAGTTTATAGAAACGCGGCTTACCTTCCGTCGGGGTATTTCGGCTGTCAGAAATCGCATAAAAACGCTGCTCGCCTTCATGCCAGCGAATAGCAGACAACCCGCCAAAGGGCACATTCTTCCAGGCAAACGACGTCGGTATTGTATATTCGCCAAGAAATTTAAGATCGGACTCATTGGCAATGGAGTGCGTTGAAAAACCCAGTAATATTGAAAGTGTGGCACCGGATAATAAAATATTTTTAATATTCAAAACCTACTCCTTTCCTTTTTCGGATGAAATAAATTGGCTAATTTCTTCAATGCTGGCCAAATGTCCCCTGGCACCTATCTGCATAATATTCAGCGCGGCGGCAGCGCTGGCAAACTCAATCGCTGGCGCTAATTTATAGTTATTAGCATAAGTGTAAATAAAGGAGGCGTTAAAAGTATCGCCTGCACCGGTGGTATCAACAACAGGGATTTTAAAGCCCGGATGGCGCGCTTCTTCCTGCTCGGTTACGGCAATCACCCCTGCTGCGCCACAGGTCACCACCAGCGTCGACAGCGAGTATTTCCGGCGTAGTGCATGCAGCACAGGCCATTCAGGGTCGCAATTACAACTGGCGGTAAAACCGTCCTGGTTGAAAATAGCAATATCAGCGAGACTTAATATTTTCGCCAGCTGCTCTTTATCGCTGGCAATGTGTGGCTCAATGTCGACCGCCACCAGGGTATTATGCGCATGAGCATATTGTGCCTGAATCGCATATTTATCGAGATCGCCCGGCATGGTGTACATAATTTTACTTTCAGCAATCGCGGTAAACGCCGTCTGCTGATCCCATTCGCAATTATCCCCCGGAGCATAGATTAATGACTTCTCTCCGCTCTCATCGAGAATAATTATCGCCATATTGGGGTCCTGGCCTGGGTTGATTTTGATATAGCGGGTATCAACACCGTGACGATTAAAGTCATCGACAATCAACTGACCATAGCGATCGTCGCCAGCGCTGGATAATGAAACCACCTTCAGCCCCAGCGTTGACATCATGCACGCGCTATTCGCTACAGTGCCGCCCACATTTTCGGATATTTTTTTGCCAACGACTTTGTCATCATTTCCCGGCAGCCTGGGCACCCGAAAAACCAAATCAATGTTGCCACTTCCGACCGCAACGACATCATATTTTTTCATCATTTCATATCCTCGAATGTAACGCGCTCTCCACCCATTGCGACATAACGCTCCGCCAGTGTTAAAGAGAGTTGGAAAAGCAGCAGCATATTTCGCTGTAAATAATCATGTGCCCTGAAATGCTCAGGAGGCGCAAAGCAATATGACAATGCCCCCTGGCGAGTCAAA
This Klebsiella sp. RHBSTW-00484 DNA region includes the following protein-coding sequences:
- a CDS encoding esterase-like activity of phytase family protein, which translates into the protein MNIKNILLSGATLSILLGFSTHSIANESDLKFLGEYTIPTSFAWKNVPFGGLSAIRWHEGEQRFYAISDSRNTPTEGKPRFYKLKVDLSAAGIKDVVVEQQYDLLDAGGEAFKKGFVDAEGMVITPENQLLWTSEAGSPLRKSTLTGKFVEDLSAIFPEGYSVDSKKEDPEGFRSGISWEGLSFTPDNQYLFVAAEGALKQDGPLASPMNSSPARILKFRYNGGDKKPELEKSFHYNVDPVSHISKFGINDNGVSEVLALNENKLLVVERSGRNASEGFNDWDFSVKVWLADTTASSDIKEIKSLAQVEKRSIIQPAVKKLLIDFSDVTNAPDCIEGVTFGPLIDGKKTLIFVSDNNFQPHQNTKFYLFQDVNDILK
- a CDS encoding carbohydrate kinase family protein, with amino-acid sequence MMKKYDVVAVGSGNIDLVFRVPRLPGNDDKVVGKKISENVGGTVANSACMMSTLGLKVVSLSSAGDDRYGQLIVDDFNRHGVDTRYIKINPGQDPNMAIIILDESGEKSLIYAPGDNCEWDQQTAFTAIAESKIMYTMPGDLDKYAIQAQYAHAHNTLVAVDIEPHIASDKEQLAKILSLADIAIFNQDGFTASCNCDPEWPVLHALRRKYSLSTLVVTCGAAGVIAVTEQEEARHPGFKIPVVDTTGAGDTFNASFIYTYANNYKLAPAIEFASAAAALNIMQIGARGHLASIEEISQFISSEKGKE